The following proteins come from a genomic window of Balearica regulorum gibbericeps isolate bBalReg1 chromosome 9, bBalReg1.pri, whole genome shotgun sequence:
- the SMC4 gene encoding structural maintenance of chromosomes protein 4 isoform X3 produces MRTAYRDNSSVYHINGKKKTFKDVGILLRSHGIDLDHNRFLILQGEVEQIAMMKPKGQTEHDEGMLEYLEDLIGSARLKDPIQTLCRRVEILNEQRGEKLNRVKMVEKEKDALEADRNKAIEFLCLENKMFKEKNHMCQYYIYDLKKRINDMETQKEKINEEAKDINEKSSKLADEMKTKNKSLKELEKKLNKITKFVEESKEKFTQLDLQDVKVRENLKHAKSKAKKLEKQLQKDKEKVEELKNVHSNSEKAINEATSKKELLEKTKEEEEEKLKQIMESLKEETQGLQENKENKEKELMEFSKAVNEARSKMDVAQSELDIHLSRHNTAVSQLNQAKEALATTSDVLKERKAAIKDIDRKLPQTEQELKEKENELEKLGREELGVKNLVRNLRRQVEEAKSSLAVSRSRGKVLEALLQQKKSGNIRGLYGRLGDLGSIDEKYDVAISSSCSALDNIVVDTIDTAQACVNFLKARGIGAATFIALDKMTVWEKYIKKVPTPENIPRLFDLVKVEDEKVRLAFYFALRDTLVAKSLEEATRVAFQKDKRWRVVTLQGQIIEQSGTMTGGGGKIMKGRMGSSVIMDVSEEEVNKMESQLQKDSKRVVQYEEEKLQLEEAIRKLCQDVREMRNTLEKYTASIQSLSEQEIHLKNQVKELEANVIAAAPDKNKQKELEKIFNSYKKDYDSIAEKAGKIENEIKRLHNLIIEINNHKLKAQQDKLDKLNKEIDECTSTVTKAQVAVKTADRNLKKSEGCVLRTEKEIENNEKEIKDLTEELTTLEDKAAKVINDCKQAEEALPAVQEEHRSLLQEIKTIQDDEHALQKEALNIKLKMEQIDNHVSAHQSKIKYWQKEISKLSLHPIEDKPPEELPVLSEEELEAIKDPDVITNQIALLEAQCHEMKPNLGAIAEYKKKEELYLKRVAELDDITNERDNFRQAFEDLRKQRLNEFMAGFNVITNKLKENYQMLTLGGDAELELVDSLDPFSEGIMFSVRPPKKSWKKIFNLSGGEKTLSSLALVFALHHYKPTPLYFMDEIDAALDFKNVSIVAHYIYEQTKNAQFIIISLRNNMFEIADRLIGIYKTHNTTKSVATNPKIIASKGLAELGALERSIAQK; encoded by the exons ATGAG AACTGCTTATAGAGATAATTCTTCTGTCTATCACatcaatggaaagaaaaagacattcaaAGATGTTGGTATTCTTCTTCGAAGCCATGGAATTGATCTGGACCATAACAGGTTCTTAATTTTACAG ggGGAAGTCGAACAAATTGCAATGATGAAACCGAAAGGCCAGACTGAACATGATGAAGGCATGCTTGAATACTTGGAAGACTTAATAGGATCTGCACGACTGAAAGATCCTATCCAAACTCTGTGTCGCAGAGTAGagattttaaatgaacagagaggagaaaag TTGAATAGAGTTAAAAtggtggaaaaggaaaaggatgccTTGGAAGCGGACAGGAATAAAGCCATTGAATTTctttgtttggaaaacaaaatgtttaaagaaaagaatcatATGTGTCAATACTATAT TTATGACTTAAAGAAACGAATAAATGATatggaaacacagaaagaaaaaattaacgAAGAAGCAAAAGATATTAATGAGAAGAGTAGTAAACTTGcagatgaaatgaaaaccaagaacaaatctttaaaagaaCTTGAGAA gaAACTCAATAAAATTACCAAGTTTGTAgaggaaagtaaagaaaaatttacTCAGCTGGATTTGCAGGACGTTAAAGTTAGGGAAAATCTAAAACATGCTAAAAGCAAGGCTAAAAAACTGGAGAAGCAACttcaaaaggacaaagaaaag GTAGAAGAATTGAAAAATGTACATTCCAATAGTGAAAAAGCTATCAACGAAGCAACGTCGAAGAAAGAGCtgcttgaaaagacaaaagaggaagaagaagaaaaactcaAGCAGATTATGGAAAGCCTTAAGGAAGAAACACAAggacttcaggaaaataaagag aacaaagagaaagagcTTATGGAGTTTAGTAAAGCAGTGAATGAAGCACGTTCAAAGATGGATGTAGCCCAGTCAGAGCTCGATATCCATCTCAGCCGTCATAATACTGCTGTGTCTCAGttaaatcaagcaaaggaggctCTGGCGACTACTTCGGACGTGcttaaggaaaggaaagctgctATCAAAGATATAGACAGAAAATTACCCCAAACCGAACAGGAATTAAAGGAG AAAGAGAACGAGCTTGAGAAGCTGGGAAGAGAAGAATTGGGTGTTAAGAATCTTGTTCGAAATCTGCGTCGACAAGTAGAAGAAGCCAAGAGTTCGTTAGCAGTAAGTCGCAGTCGAGGAAAAGTGCTTGAGGCTCTGCTTCAGCAGAAGAAGTCTGGAAATATTCGTGGACTATATGGAAGACTg GGAGACTTGGGATCTATCGATGAAAAGTATGATGTTGCTATTTCATCGTCTTGCAGTGCCTTAGACAACATTGTTGTTGATACTATTGATACCGCACAGGCATGTGTGAATTTCTTAAAGGCAAGAGGAATTGGAGCTGCCACATTTATAGCCCTGGACAAA ATGACTGTatgggaaaaatacattaaaaaagtcCCAACTCCTGAGAATATTCCTCGGTTGTTTGATCTGGTGAAAGTAGAAGACGAGAAGGTTCGCCTGGCTTTTTACTTCGCGTTACGTGATACCCTGGTAGCTAAAAGCTTGGAAGAAGCCACCAGAGTAGCATTccaaaaagataaaagatgGAGGGTGGTAACGCTGCAAGGACAAATCATTGAACAGTCAG GAACGATgactggtggtggtgggaaaaTAATGAAGGGCAGAATGGGTTCCTCAGTCATAATGGATGTTTCAGAAGAAGAG GTCAATAAAATGGAATCTCAACTGCAGAAGGATTCTAAAAGAGTAGTGCAGtatgaagaagagaaattacAGCTTGAAGAAGCCATAAGAAAACTGTGCCAAGATGTTCGGGAAATGAGAAATACTTTAGAAAAGTATACAGCGAGTATCCAG AGTTTATCTGAACAAGAAATTCATCTAAAAAACCAAGTTAAGGAACTTGAAGCAAATGTAATTGCTGCTGCTCCggataaaaacaaacagaaggaatTGGAAAAAATCTTCAATAGTTATAAAAAAG ATTATGACAGCATTGCTGAGAAAGCTggcaaaatagaaaatgaaattaaacgATTGCATAACCTCATAATTGAGATCAATAATCATAAACTTAAAGCACAGCAAGACAAACTTGATAAGCTCAACAAAGAAATAGATGAATGTACTTCAACTGTTACTAAAGCCCAGGTGGCAGTCAAGACTGCGGACAG AAACCTGAAAAAATCTGAAGGGTGTGTTCTTCgcacagagaaggaaattgaaaataatgagaaagaaattaaagactTAACAGAGGAGCTGACTACGCTAGAAGACAAAGCTGCTAAGGTTATAAATGACTGCAAGCAAGCTGAG GAAGCGTTGCCAGCAGTTCAGGAGGAGCATCGCAGTTTACTCCAGGAGATTAAAACTATTCAGGATGATGAACATGCACTTCAAAAGGAAGCTCTTAATATTAAGCTGAAAATGGAACAAATTGATAATCATGTTTCTGCACACCAGTCAAAGATTAAATACTGGCAAAAAGAG ATATCAAAATTATCACTGCACCCCATAGAAGATAAACCACCAGAAGAACTTCCAGTACTAAGCGAAGAAGAGCTTGAGGCTATCAAGGACCCGGATGTTATCACTAATCAGATAGCTCTCCTGGAAGCCCAGTGTCATGAAATGAAGCCCAACCTTGGTGCTATTGCAGAATATAAGAAGAAG GAAGAGCTATACTTGAAGCGTGTGGCTGAACTGGATGACATTACCAACGAGAGAGACAACTTCAGACAAGCTTTTGAAGATCTTAGGAAACAGAGGCTAAATGAATTTATGGCTGGATTTAATGTGATAACAAATAAGCTGAAGGAAAACTACCAGATGCTCACTTTGGGAGGGGATGCGGAATTAGAACTTGTGGACAGTCTGGATCCCTTCTCTGAGGGAATCATGTTTAG CGTTCGGCCTCCGAAGAAAAGTTGGAAGAAGATATTTAACTTATCAGGAGGAGAGAAAACTCTTAGTTCGCTGGCTCTAGTTTTTGCTCTTCATCATTACAAGCCAACACCACTTTATTTTATGGATGAGATAGATGCAGCCCTTGacttcaaaaatgtttctattgtGGCACATTACATATAT
- the SMC4 gene encoding structural maintenance of chromosomes protein 4 isoform X1 → MEGEQPTEIMPSKSTKTSTAAHRKGRAPLEESTSDMEVENEGDNQLSEVPPQAVSSEVLDNRSLEEILGSISPPPPPAMTNEAGAPRLMITHIVNQNFKSYAGEQTLGPFHKRFSCIIGPNGSGKSNVIDSMLFVFGYRAQKIRSKKLSVLIHNSDEHTDIQSCSVEVHFQKIIDKEGDDYEVIPNSNFCVSRTAYRDNSSVYHINGKKKTFKDVGILLRSHGIDLDHNRFLILQGEVEQIAMMKPKGQTEHDEGMLEYLEDLIGSARLKDPIQTLCRRVEILNEQRGEKLNRVKMVEKEKDALEADRNKAIEFLCLENKMFKEKNHMCQYYIYDLKKRINDMETQKEKINEEAKDINEKSSKLADEMKTKNKSLKELEKKLNKITKFVEESKEKFTQLDLQDVKVRENLKHAKSKAKKLEKQLQKDKEKVEELKNVHSNSEKAINEATSKKELLEKTKEEEEEKLKQIMESLKEETQGLQENKENKEKELMEFSKAVNEARSKMDVAQSELDIHLSRHNTAVSQLNQAKEALATTSDVLKERKAAIKDIDRKLPQTEQELKEKENELEKLGREELGVKNLVRNLRRQVEEAKSSLAVSRSRGKVLEALLQQKKSGNIRGLYGRLGDLGSIDEKYDVAISSSCSALDNIVVDTIDTAQACVNFLKARGIGAATFIALDKMTVWEKYIKKVPTPENIPRLFDLVKVEDEKVRLAFYFALRDTLVAKSLEEATRVAFQKDKRWRVVTLQGQIIEQSGTMTGGGGKIMKGRMGSSVIMDVSEEEVNKMESQLQKDSKRVVQYEEEKLQLEEAIRKLCQDVREMRNTLEKYTASIQSLSEQEIHLKNQVKELEANVIAAAPDKNKQKELEKIFNSYKKDYDSIAEKAGKIENEIKRLHNLIIEINNHKLKAQQDKLDKLNKEIDECTSTVTKAQVAVKTADRNLKKSEGCVLRTEKEIENNEKEIKDLTEELTTLEDKAAKVINDCKQAEEALPAVQEEHRSLLQEIKTIQDDEHALQKEALNIKLKMEQIDNHVSAHQSKIKYWQKEISKLSLHPIEDKPPEELPVLSEEELEAIKDPDVITNQIALLEAQCHEMKPNLGAIAEYKKKEELYLKRVAELDDITNERDNFRQAFEDLRKQRLNEFMAGFNVITNKLKENYQMLTLGGDAELELVDSLDPFSEGIMFSVRPPKKSWKKIFNLSGGEKTLSSLALVFALHHYKPTPLYFMDEIDAALDFKNVSIVAHYIYEQTKNAQFIIISLRNNMFEIADRLIGIYKTHNTTKSVATNPKIIASKGLAELGALERSIAQK, encoded by the exons ATGGAAGGGGAACAGCCAACAGAGATCATGCCAAGCAAGAGCACCAAAACCTCCACAGCAGCCCATCGGAAAGGCAGAGCGCCCTTAGAGGAGTCCACCAGTGACATGGAAGTGGAAAATGAAGGTGACAACCAGCTTAGCGAAGTACCTCCACAAG CAGTCTCAAGTGAGGTGCTTGATAATCGAAGTTTAGAAGAGATTTTGGGTAGCATCTCTCCTCCCCCACCTCCAGCAATGACCAATGAAGCTGGTGCTCCTCGTCTCATGATAACTCATATTGTAAACCAGAACTTCAAATCCTATGCAGGGGAGCAAACTTTGGGACCTTTTCATAAG CGTTTTTCATGTATTATTGGGCCAAATGGCAGTGGGAAATCCAATGTCATTGATTCGatgctttttgtgtttgggtATCGAGCACAAAAAATCAGATCCAAAAAACTCTCTGTGCTGATCCATAATTCTGACGAACATACGGACATCCAGAGTTGTTCTGTGGAAGTCCACTTCCAAAAGATCATTGACAAG GAAGGAGATGATTACGAAGTCATTCCTAACAGCAATTTTTGTGTATCTAGAACTGCTTATAGAGATAATTCTTCTGTCTATCACatcaatggaaagaaaaagacattcaaAGATGTTGGTATTCTTCTTCGAAGCCATGGAATTGATCTGGACCATAACAGGTTCTTAATTTTACAG ggGGAAGTCGAACAAATTGCAATGATGAAACCGAAAGGCCAGACTGAACATGATGAAGGCATGCTTGAATACTTGGAAGACTTAATAGGATCTGCACGACTGAAAGATCCTATCCAAACTCTGTGTCGCAGAGTAGagattttaaatgaacagagaggagaaaag TTGAATAGAGTTAAAAtggtggaaaaggaaaaggatgccTTGGAAGCGGACAGGAATAAAGCCATTGAATTTctttgtttggaaaacaaaatgtttaaagaaaagaatcatATGTGTCAATACTATAT TTATGACTTAAAGAAACGAATAAATGATatggaaacacagaaagaaaaaattaacgAAGAAGCAAAAGATATTAATGAGAAGAGTAGTAAACTTGcagatgaaatgaaaaccaagaacaaatctttaaaagaaCTTGAGAA gaAACTCAATAAAATTACCAAGTTTGTAgaggaaagtaaagaaaaatttacTCAGCTGGATTTGCAGGACGTTAAAGTTAGGGAAAATCTAAAACATGCTAAAAGCAAGGCTAAAAAACTGGAGAAGCAACttcaaaaggacaaagaaaag GTAGAAGAATTGAAAAATGTACATTCCAATAGTGAAAAAGCTATCAACGAAGCAACGTCGAAGAAAGAGCtgcttgaaaagacaaaagaggaagaagaagaaaaactcaAGCAGATTATGGAAAGCCTTAAGGAAGAAACACAAggacttcaggaaaataaagag aacaaagagaaagagcTTATGGAGTTTAGTAAAGCAGTGAATGAAGCACGTTCAAAGATGGATGTAGCCCAGTCAGAGCTCGATATCCATCTCAGCCGTCATAATACTGCTGTGTCTCAGttaaatcaagcaaaggaggctCTGGCGACTACTTCGGACGTGcttaaggaaaggaaagctgctATCAAAGATATAGACAGAAAATTACCCCAAACCGAACAGGAATTAAAGGAG AAAGAGAACGAGCTTGAGAAGCTGGGAAGAGAAGAATTGGGTGTTAAGAATCTTGTTCGAAATCTGCGTCGACAAGTAGAAGAAGCCAAGAGTTCGTTAGCAGTAAGTCGCAGTCGAGGAAAAGTGCTTGAGGCTCTGCTTCAGCAGAAGAAGTCTGGAAATATTCGTGGACTATATGGAAGACTg GGAGACTTGGGATCTATCGATGAAAAGTATGATGTTGCTATTTCATCGTCTTGCAGTGCCTTAGACAACATTGTTGTTGATACTATTGATACCGCACAGGCATGTGTGAATTTCTTAAAGGCAAGAGGAATTGGAGCTGCCACATTTATAGCCCTGGACAAA ATGACTGTatgggaaaaatacattaaaaaagtcCCAACTCCTGAGAATATTCCTCGGTTGTTTGATCTGGTGAAAGTAGAAGACGAGAAGGTTCGCCTGGCTTTTTACTTCGCGTTACGTGATACCCTGGTAGCTAAAAGCTTGGAAGAAGCCACCAGAGTAGCATTccaaaaagataaaagatgGAGGGTGGTAACGCTGCAAGGACAAATCATTGAACAGTCAG GAACGATgactggtggtggtgggaaaaTAATGAAGGGCAGAATGGGTTCCTCAGTCATAATGGATGTTTCAGAAGAAGAG GTCAATAAAATGGAATCTCAACTGCAGAAGGATTCTAAAAGAGTAGTGCAGtatgaagaagagaaattacAGCTTGAAGAAGCCATAAGAAAACTGTGCCAAGATGTTCGGGAAATGAGAAATACTTTAGAAAAGTATACAGCGAGTATCCAG AGTTTATCTGAACAAGAAATTCATCTAAAAAACCAAGTTAAGGAACTTGAAGCAAATGTAATTGCTGCTGCTCCggataaaaacaaacagaaggaatTGGAAAAAATCTTCAATAGTTATAAAAAAG ATTATGACAGCATTGCTGAGAAAGCTggcaaaatagaaaatgaaattaaacgATTGCATAACCTCATAATTGAGATCAATAATCATAAACTTAAAGCACAGCAAGACAAACTTGATAAGCTCAACAAAGAAATAGATGAATGTACTTCAACTGTTACTAAAGCCCAGGTGGCAGTCAAGACTGCGGACAG AAACCTGAAAAAATCTGAAGGGTGTGTTCTTCgcacagagaaggaaattgaaaataatgagaaagaaattaaagactTAACAGAGGAGCTGACTACGCTAGAAGACAAAGCTGCTAAGGTTATAAATGACTGCAAGCAAGCTGAG GAAGCGTTGCCAGCAGTTCAGGAGGAGCATCGCAGTTTACTCCAGGAGATTAAAACTATTCAGGATGATGAACATGCACTTCAAAAGGAAGCTCTTAATATTAAGCTGAAAATGGAACAAATTGATAATCATGTTTCTGCACACCAGTCAAAGATTAAATACTGGCAAAAAGAG ATATCAAAATTATCACTGCACCCCATAGAAGATAAACCACCAGAAGAACTTCCAGTACTAAGCGAAGAAGAGCTTGAGGCTATCAAGGACCCGGATGTTATCACTAATCAGATAGCTCTCCTGGAAGCCCAGTGTCATGAAATGAAGCCCAACCTTGGTGCTATTGCAGAATATAAGAAGAAG GAAGAGCTATACTTGAAGCGTGTGGCTGAACTGGATGACATTACCAACGAGAGAGACAACTTCAGACAAGCTTTTGAAGATCTTAGGAAACAGAGGCTAAATGAATTTATGGCTGGATTTAATGTGATAACAAATAAGCTGAAGGAAAACTACCAGATGCTCACTTTGGGAGGGGATGCGGAATTAGAACTTGTGGACAGTCTGGATCCCTTCTCTGAGGGAATCATGTTTAG CGTTCGGCCTCCGAAGAAAAGTTGGAAGAAGATATTTAACTTATCAGGAGGAGAGAAAACTCTTAGTTCGCTGGCTCTAGTTTTTGCTCTTCATCATTACAAGCCAACACCACTTTATTTTATGGATGAGATAGATGCAGCCCTTGacttcaaaaatgtttctattgtGGCACATTACATATAT
- the SMC4 gene encoding structural maintenance of chromosomes protein 4 isoform X2 — protein MEGEQPTEIMPSKSTKTSTAAHRKGRAPLEESTSDMEVENEGDNQLSEVPPQVSSEVLDNRSLEEILGSISPPPPPAMTNEAGAPRLMITHIVNQNFKSYAGEQTLGPFHKRFSCIIGPNGSGKSNVIDSMLFVFGYRAQKIRSKKLSVLIHNSDEHTDIQSCSVEVHFQKIIDKEGDDYEVIPNSNFCVSRTAYRDNSSVYHINGKKKTFKDVGILLRSHGIDLDHNRFLILQGEVEQIAMMKPKGQTEHDEGMLEYLEDLIGSARLKDPIQTLCRRVEILNEQRGEKLNRVKMVEKEKDALEADRNKAIEFLCLENKMFKEKNHMCQYYIYDLKKRINDMETQKEKINEEAKDINEKSSKLADEMKTKNKSLKELEKKLNKITKFVEESKEKFTQLDLQDVKVRENLKHAKSKAKKLEKQLQKDKEKVEELKNVHSNSEKAINEATSKKELLEKTKEEEEEKLKQIMESLKEETQGLQENKENKEKELMEFSKAVNEARSKMDVAQSELDIHLSRHNTAVSQLNQAKEALATTSDVLKERKAAIKDIDRKLPQTEQELKEKENELEKLGREELGVKNLVRNLRRQVEEAKSSLAVSRSRGKVLEALLQQKKSGNIRGLYGRLGDLGSIDEKYDVAISSSCSALDNIVVDTIDTAQACVNFLKARGIGAATFIALDKMTVWEKYIKKVPTPENIPRLFDLVKVEDEKVRLAFYFALRDTLVAKSLEEATRVAFQKDKRWRVVTLQGQIIEQSGTMTGGGGKIMKGRMGSSVIMDVSEEEVNKMESQLQKDSKRVVQYEEEKLQLEEAIRKLCQDVREMRNTLEKYTASIQSLSEQEIHLKNQVKELEANVIAAAPDKNKQKELEKIFNSYKKDYDSIAEKAGKIENEIKRLHNLIIEINNHKLKAQQDKLDKLNKEIDECTSTVTKAQVAVKTADRNLKKSEGCVLRTEKEIENNEKEIKDLTEELTTLEDKAAKVINDCKQAEEALPAVQEEHRSLLQEIKTIQDDEHALQKEALNIKLKMEQIDNHVSAHQSKIKYWQKEISKLSLHPIEDKPPEELPVLSEEELEAIKDPDVITNQIALLEAQCHEMKPNLGAIAEYKKKEELYLKRVAELDDITNERDNFRQAFEDLRKQRLNEFMAGFNVITNKLKENYQMLTLGGDAELELVDSLDPFSEGIMFSVRPPKKSWKKIFNLSGGEKTLSSLALVFALHHYKPTPLYFMDEIDAALDFKNVSIVAHYIYEQTKNAQFIIISLRNNMFEIADRLIGIYKTHNTTKSVATNPKIIASKGLAELGALERSIAQK, from the exons ATGGAAGGGGAACAGCCAACAGAGATCATGCCAAGCAAGAGCACCAAAACCTCCACAGCAGCCCATCGGAAAGGCAGAGCGCCCTTAGAGGAGTCCACCAGTGACATGGAAGTGGAAAATGAAGGTGACAACCAGCTTAGCGAAGTACCTCCACAAG TCTCAAGTGAGGTGCTTGATAATCGAAGTTTAGAAGAGATTTTGGGTAGCATCTCTCCTCCCCCACCTCCAGCAATGACCAATGAAGCTGGTGCTCCTCGTCTCATGATAACTCATATTGTAAACCAGAACTTCAAATCCTATGCAGGGGAGCAAACTTTGGGACCTTTTCATAAG CGTTTTTCATGTATTATTGGGCCAAATGGCAGTGGGAAATCCAATGTCATTGATTCGatgctttttgtgtttgggtATCGAGCACAAAAAATCAGATCCAAAAAACTCTCTGTGCTGATCCATAATTCTGACGAACATACGGACATCCAGAGTTGTTCTGTGGAAGTCCACTTCCAAAAGATCATTGACAAG GAAGGAGATGATTACGAAGTCATTCCTAACAGCAATTTTTGTGTATCTAGAACTGCTTATAGAGATAATTCTTCTGTCTATCACatcaatggaaagaaaaagacattcaaAGATGTTGGTATTCTTCTTCGAAGCCATGGAATTGATCTGGACCATAACAGGTTCTTAATTTTACAG ggGGAAGTCGAACAAATTGCAATGATGAAACCGAAAGGCCAGACTGAACATGATGAAGGCATGCTTGAATACTTGGAAGACTTAATAGGATCTGCACGACTGAAAGATCCTATCCAAACTCTGTGTCGCAGAGTAGagattttaaatgaacagagaggagaaaag TTGAATAGAGTTAAAAtggtggaaaaggaaaaggatgccTTGGAAGCGGACAGGAATAAAGCCATTGAATTTctttgtttggaaaacaaaatgtttaaagaaaagaatcatATGTGTCAATACTATAT TTATGACTTAAAGAAACGAATAAATGATatggaaacacagaaagaaaaaattaacgAAGAAGCAAAAGATATTAATGAGAAGAGTAGTAAACTTGcagatgaaatgaaaaccaagaacaaatctttaaaagaaCTTGAGAA gaAACTCAATAAAATTACCAAGTTTGTAgaggaaagtaaagaaaaatttacTCAGCTGGATTTGCAGGACGTTAAAGTTAGGGAAAATCTAAAACATGCTAAAAGCAAGGCTAAAAAACTGGAGAAGCAACttcaaaaggacaaagaaaag GTAGAAGAATTGAAAAATGTACATTCCAATAGTGAAAAAGCTATCAACGAAGCAACGTCGAAGAAAGAGCtgcttgaaaagacaaaagaggaagaagaagaaaaactcaAGCAGATTATGGAAAGCCTTAAGGAAGAAACACAAggacttcaggaaaataaagag aacaaagagaaagagcTTATGGAGTTTAGTAAAGCAGTGAATGAAGCACGTTCAAAGATGGATGTAGCCCAGTCAGAGCTCGATATCCATCTCAGCCGTCATAATACTGCTGTGTCTCAGttaaatcaagcaaaggaggctCTGGCGACTACTTCGGACGTGcttaaggaaaggaaagctgctATCAAAGATATAGACAGAAAATTACCCCAAACCGAACAGGAATTAAAGGAG AAAGAGAACGAGCTTGAGAAGCTGGGAAGAGAAGAATTGGGTGTTAAGAATCTTGTTCGAAATCTGCGTCGACAAGTAGAAGAAGCCAAGAGTTCGTTAGCAGTAAGTCGCAGTCGAGGAAAAGTGCTTGAGGCTCTGCTTCAGCAGAAGAAGTCTGGAAATATTCGTGGACTATATGGAAGACTg GGAGACTTGGGATCTATCGATGAAAAGTATGATGTTGCTATTTCATCGTCTTGCAGTGCCTTAGACAACATTGTTGTTGATACTATTGATACCGCACAGGCATGTGTGAATTTCTTAAAGGCAAGAGGAATTGGAGCTGCCACATTTATAGCCCTGGACAAA ATGACTGTatgggaaaaatacattaaaaaagtcCCAACTCCTGAGAATATTCCTCGGTTGTTTGATCTGGTGAAAGTAGAAGACGAGAAGGTTCGCCTGGCTTTTTACTTCGCGTTACGTGATACCCTGGTAGCTAAAAGCTTGGAAGAAGCCACCAGAGTAGCATTccaaaaagataaaagatgGAGGGTGGTAACGCTGCAAGGACAAATCATTGAACAGTCAG GAACGATgactggtggtggtgggaaaaTAATGAAGGGCAGAATGGGTTCCTCAGTCATAATGGATGTTTCAGAAGAAGAG GTCAATAAAATGGAATCTCAACTGCAGAAGGATTCTAAAAGAGTAGTGCAGtatgaagaagagaaattacAGCTTGAAGAAGCCATAAGAAAACTGTGCCAAGATGTTCGGGAAATGAGAAATACTTTAGAAAAGTATACAGCGAGTATCCAG AGTTTATCTGAACAAGAAATTCATCTAAAAAACCAAGTTAAGGAACTTGAAGCAAATGTAATTGCTGCTGCTCCggataaaaacaaacagaaggaatTGGAAAAAATCTTCAATAGTTATAAAAAAG ATTATGACAGCATTGCTGAGAAAGCTggcaaaatagaaaatgaaattaaacgATTGCATAACCTCATAATTGAGATCAATAATCATAAACTTAAAGCACAGCAAGACAAACTTGATAAGCTCAACAAAGAAATAGATGAATGTACTTCAACTGTTACTAAAGCCCAGGTGGCAGTCAAGACTGCGGACAG AAACCTGAAAAAATCTGAAGGGTGTGTTCTTCgcacagagaaggaaattgaaaataatgagaaagaaattaaagactTAACAGAGGAGCTGACTACGCTAGAAGACAAAGCTGCTAAGGTTATAAATGACTGCAAGCAAGCTGAG GAAGCGTTGCCAGCAGTTCAGGAGGAGCATCGCAGTTTACTCCAGGAGATTAAAACTATTCAGGATGATGAACATGCACTTCAAAAGGAAGCTCTTAATATTAAGCTGAAAATGGAACAAATTGATAATCATGTTTCTGCACACCAGTCAAAGATTAAATACTGGCAAAAAGAG ATATCAAAATTATCACTGCACCCCATAGAAGATAAACCACCAGAAGAACTTCCAGTACTAAGCGAAGAAGAGCTTGAGGCTATCAAGGACCCGGATGTTATCACTAATCAGATAGCTCTCCTGGAAGCCCAGTGTCATGAAATGAAGCCCAACCTTGGTGCTATTGCAGAATATAAGAAGAAG GAAGAGCTATACTTGAAGCGTGTGGCTGAACTGGATGACATTACCAACGAGAGAGACAACTTCAGACAAGCTTTTGAAGATCTTAGGAAACAGAGGCTAAATGAATTTATGGCTGGATTTAATGTGATAACAAATAAGCTGAAGGAAAACTACCAGATGCTCACTTTGGGAGGGGATGCGGAATTAGAACTTGTGGACAGTCTGGATCCCTTCTCTGAGGGAATCATGTTTAG CGTTCGGCCTCCGAAGAAAAGTTGGAAGAAGATATTTAACTTATCAGGAGGAGAGAAAACTCTTAGTTCGCTGGCTCTAGTTTTTGCTCTTCATCATTACAAGCCAACACCACTTTATTTTATGGATGAGATAGATGCAGCCCTTGacttcaaaaatgtttctattgtGGCACATTACATATAT